The following are encoded together in the Leucoraja erinacea ecotype New England chromosome 13, Leri_hhj_1, whole genome shotgun sequence genome:
- the zbtb21 gene encoding zinc finger and BTB domain-containing protein 21 — MEELFHYINPAHAISLLSALNEDRLKGQLCDVVLIVGDHKFRAHKNVLAASSDYFRALFTKKENESQSVFQLDLCEAPIFENVLNYIYSSSLFIEKKCLESIHHLGNNLGISFLTSIPSQTPQISCTPSTIEKVSKPDSSQPRSVIVCQGRNDLDKNNIESETKGGDSNQKKEPSKEEPRHSLKSSSLMDALRANCNAVPRDVGTTHLSDDKGQPLLTDVRGALGDTKYHEAIKSLEARNSRMRFCWDRKSSMSVDGTSSFSGKVSDTRQSLTDLLVNGTSLTRPQLTPAFSFHGTTGFAYSQPKSGHTANPGTIEENNFLYFTQVGPIVQPPILQSNTQNVVSSGPLVKSLLRRSLSMDSQVPCYSSPLDQKMNYGSSMCKHEPLEMICDVSSQKLINTNSMKQQLQKDEPQVGQTSCPKQLDGSRPSEAEGISLPSAVKVKAEPCSPVSETSDIIRVTVGETLPSTSKEFSVKSVGTTRRTSTLPVKRRFQAENAKISVEKSESFQHSPNITKNVVESSSPIIDEANQDLLKTDQNKEEHFNPESAITGKRSKCTTCSKKFRTPAGLFRHVGMYHNPDKPHACDICHKKFLTNFKVWTHSQTQHGIVSNPSAAPSSCPASEEKFQKKLSDMIREREIKKALFHKLRRKQISHSYPSLRSEQGFKKNLKPTAKGVYICTTCGKLFRFLSRYRQHMKTHPGEKPFVCKLYNKPIKPKEQCSTESVSEESLEKQCDHCKIKMPSKAEKTRHERICRNVNVCCYCSLRFYSRELKQEHESQCEYKKLTCLECKRTFKSSFSIWRHQIEVHNENTMAPVKQSCLDTTCHNGVLANEAQTEVVENSIASPSTSKEDEACSDSMEPMYVDSENSSCFPEDLSVSSHRNANIEDNHVPDAVSTNPIHLEDLASESNSCSGEPEDLTYKGERELWPCEKCGKLFPIRKQLERHQELLCTVKPFICYICHKAFRTNFRLWSHFQSHISQSTDHLETSKPAKGPSCAPPPPPPPPPPPHSPEPEHVSNHSDRSSSPQASDALFSHAPPLPATTFERLFMCTLCHRTFKTAFSLWSHEQIHN; from the coding sequence ATGGAAGAATTATTTCACTACATCAATCCAGCACATGCCATCTCTCTCCTGAGTGCACTCAATGAAGATCGTCTAAAAGGCCAGCTGTGCGATGTAGTCCTCATTGTTGGTGACCACAAATTCCGGGCACACAAGAATGTTCTAGCTGCCAGCAGTGACTACTTCCGGGCTTTGTTTACGAAGAAAGAGAATGAGAGCCAGTCAGTTTTCCAACTGGATCTCTGCGAAGCACCTATTTTTGAGAATGTTCTGAACTACATCTACTCCTCATCCCTTTTCATTGAGAAAAAATGCCTAGAATCCATCCACCATCTGGGTAATAACCTTGGCATCTCTTTTCTAACCAGCATTCCATCACAGACGCCTCAGATTTCGTGCACACCAAGTACTATTGAAAAGGTGAGCAAACCTGATAGCTCCCAGCCAAGGAGTGTCATTGTATGTCAGGGGCGCAATGATCTTGATAAGAATAACATTGAATCCGAAACAAAGGGAGGGGATTCCAATCAGAAAAAGGAACCGTCGAAGGAAGAGCCAAGGCACAGTTTAAAATCCTCATCTTTGATGGATGCCCTAAGGGCAAATTGCAATGCTGTGCCCAGAGATGTTGGTACAACTCACCTGTCGGATGATAAGGGACAACCCCTGTTAACGGATGTGCGTGGGGCCTTGGGTGACACAAAGTACCATGAAGCCATCAAATCTCTGGAAGCTCGAAATAGTAGGATGAGGTTTTGTTGGGATAGGAAAAGTTCCATGAGTGTGGATGGTACTTCAAGTTTCAGTGGGAAAGTTTCTGATACAAGGCAAAGCCTGACTGATCTCTTGGTCAATGGAACGTCTTTAACTAGGCCACAACTAACACCTGCATTCTCGTTTCATGGAACAACAGGATTTGCATATTCCCAACCAAAGTCTGGGCACACAGCAAATCCTGGCACAATTGAAGAGAATAATTTTCTATATTTCACTCAGGTGGGGCCCATTGTTCAACCCCCAATATTGCAGTCTAACACCCAGAATGTTGTCAGCAGCGGCCCATTAGTGAAAAGTCTGCTTCGGAGGTCATTATCAATGGATAGTCAGGTCCCTTGTTACTCTTCTCCTCTTGATCAAAAGATGAATTACGGATCATCAATGTGTAAGCATGAACCTCTAGAGATGATTTGTGATGTATCTTCCCAAAAACTGATAAATACAAATTCAATGAAACAACAACTTCAAAAAGATGAGCCTCAGGTTGGCCAGACTTCTTGCCCAAAACAGCTTGATGGATCTCGGCCTTCCGAAGCAGAGGGCATCTCTTTACCATCAGCTGTTAAAGTAAAAGCAGAGCCTTGTAGCCCTGTCTCAGAGACATCTGATATTATTCGAGTTACTGTTGGAGAAACCTTGCCATCTACCAGTAAGGAATTCTCAGTGAAAAGCGTCGGGACGACCAGAAGGACATCCACGCTGCCAGTAAAAAGGAGGTTCCAGGCTGAAAATGCAAAGATTTCCGTTGAGAAATCAGAAtctttccagcattctcccaATATCACGAAAAACGTTGTGGAAAGTTCAAgccctattatagatgaggctaaTCAAGATCTGTTGAAGACTGATCAGAACAAAGAGGAACATTTTAATCCCGAATCAGCAATAACTGGGAAGCGATCCAAGTGCACAACCTGTTCCAAGAAATTCCGAACCCCAGCCGGCCTATTCCGCCATGTTGGCATGTACCATAACCCAGATAAGCCACATGCCTGTGATATCTGCCACAAGAAATTCCTTACCAATTTCAAAGTTTGGACACACAGCCAAACACAACATGGGATAGTCAGCAACCCATCAGCAGCTCCCAGCTCCTGTCCTGCCTCAGAagaaaaatttcaaaagaaactAAGTGATATGATACGTGAAAGGGAGATCAAGAAGGCGCTGTTTCACAAGTTGCGACGAAAGCAGATCTCTCATAGTTACCCAAGCCTACGGTCAGAACAAGGATTCAAAAAGAATTTAAAGCCTACAGCCAAAGGTGTGTACATATGCACAACATGTGGAAAGCTGTTCCGCTTCCTGTCACGTTACAGGCAACACATGAAGACCCACCCAGGTGAGAAGCCTTTTGTTTGCAAGCTCTACAATAAGCCTATCAAGCCAAAAGAACAATGTAGTACTGAAAGTGTGAGTGAAGAGAGTTTGGAAAAACAATGCGATCATTGTAAAATCAAGATGCCTTCTAAGGCGGAGAAGACAAGACATGAGAGGATTTGTAGGAATGTTAATGTGTGCTGCTACTGTAGTCTTAGGTTTTACTCCAGAGAACTAAAGCAAGAGCACGAAAGTCAGTGTGAATACAAAAAACTAACCTGTCTAGAGTGTAAACGCACATTTAAATCCTCCTTCAGCATTTGGCGCCATCAGATCGAAGTTCATAATGAAAATACAATGGCCCCAGTAAAACAGTCTTGCCTGGATACAACATGTCACAATGGTGTCTTGGCAAACGAAGCTCAGACTGAAGTTGTAGAGAACTCCATTGCTAGCCCAAGTACCTCAAAGGAAGACGAAGCATGCAGTGATTCtatggaacctatgtatgttgacTCTGAAAATTCGTCTTGCTTTCCTGAAGACCTGAGTGTCTCCAGCCACAGAAATGCAAACATTGAGGATAATCATGTACCTGACGCAGTCTCCACTAATCCCATCCATTTGGAAGACTTGGCTTCGGAATCAAACAGTTGCAGTGGGGAGCCAGAGGATCTAACTTACAAAGGAGAACGTGAACTTTGGCCGTGTGAAAAATGTGGCAAGCTCTTCCCGATACGCAAGCAGCTGGAGCGTCACCAGGAATTGCTGTGCACTGTTAAGCCGTTCATTTGCTACATTTGCCACAAGGCCTTCCGCACCAACTTCCGTCTCTGGAGCCACTTCCAGTCTCATATTTCTCAGTCAACGGACCATCTTGAAACATCGAAGCCTGCAAAGGGTCCCTCGTgtgctccacctccccctccaccacctcccccaccaccacactcTCCTGAGCCTGAACACGTCTCGAATCACTCGGATAGGTCCAGCAGCCCGCAGGCATCAGATGCTCTTTTTTCCCACGCACCTCCTCTTCCAGCAACTACCTTTGAAAGGCTGTTCATGTGCACACTTTGCCACCGGACTTTCAAGACTGCGTTCAGTTTGTGGAGCCatgaacagattcacaactga